In the Catenovulum adriaticum genome, TTATATTGGCTTTGGACACCTTCATCATCTACGGTTAAGGAGCCTCTACGATTTAGTAAGGTTCCATCATCAACAATAGTGCATAAGTTAGATGCAACTTTTTGCCCCATGCTACTACTATATGTAGACGACTTTTTACGGTTAAAATCACCTTCTAAGCCGTGTCCAACCGCTTCATGCAATAATACACCTGGCCAACCAGCACCTAGTACAACAGGCATAGCGCCAGCCGGAGCTGGAATCGCTTCTAAATTGATTAAAGCTTGGCTAACAGCTTGCTTTGCATATTGGCTAAAACGAGGCTCTCCGTGCTCATCAGCTTCAAAGAAATAAGCATAATCTGTCCGACCACCACCACCGCAGCTGCCACTCTCTCGGCGGCCATTGCGCTCAACTAAAACAGTGCAATTCAATCTAACTAAAGGCCGTTGGTCGGTTGCTAAGGTGCCGTCACTTGCCGCAATTAAAACCTCTTCGTACACCGCCGTAATACTTGCATTAACTTGAATGACACAAGGATCATGAGAACGAGCAACTTGCTCCATATCTTTTAAAAGTTGGACTTTTTGCTCTGGCGATAAGCTACCAAACGGGTTAACACCTGTATAAATAGGCTTAGTTTCTGTTTGCTTGAAAACCCCAACTTTAAAATCAGCACTTTGATTACTGATACAGCGGGCAGCTTCCGCCGCTTTTGCTAATGACTGTGGGTTAATTTCATCAGCGTAAGCAAAACCTGTTTTGTCGCCATCAACGGCTCGTACCCCAACACCTCGTTCAATATTAAACGAGCCGTCTTTAACAATGCCATCTTCTAGCACCCAAGATTCATGCAGGCTCGATTGAAAAAATAAGTCAGCATAATCTAATTTGCGCTGATGCATAAAAGCTAAGTTTTTTTCTAACTCAGCTAAGTCCAGTTGACTTTGAATTAATAAATTATCGGTTACTTGATTCATTAAACTTCTTACTTAAATTGTCTATGCTGTAAATTTGGCATTTTGGTTCTCACCTGAGCTATTTTACTCAGATGAATTGAACTTTCGATTAATCCGGGCTGCTCAGCATGCTGGTGAATAATCTCACCCCAAGGGTCAATGACCATAGAGTGTCCAAACGTTTGCCTACCATTTTCGTGCTGACCAGTTTGATTTGCAGCGGCAACAAAACATTGGTTTTCAATCGCTCTCGCTCGCATTAATGTTTCCCAATGCGCGCACCCGGTAACATAGGTAAACGCACTAGGAATACAAATAATATCAGGCTCTTCAAGCTGCATTAGCCTAAATAGCTCTGGAAAACGAACATCGTAACATATCGCCAAGGCGATTTTTGCAAAAGGTGTATCGACAACCACAACTTTATTACCCGCTAAAGTGATCTCACTTTCACGATACTGCTTAGTTTTATCCGCGACATCTGCATCAAATAAATGAACTTTATTGTACCTAGCCTGAATTTGCCCATCAGGTGAAAACAAAAAACAAGCTGCGCTGAATAAATCACTGTCTTTATTTTTAATCGGCAGGCTACCACCAACTATCCACAGCCCATATTTTTTAGCATTGTGCGCTAAAAATTTTTGCACTGGACCATTATCATAATCCTCTGCAATTTGACTCGATGCCTGATCTGAGCCGCCAAAACAGGCAAAACATTCAGGCAAAATAACTAATTTATGGCCTTGCCCTTGAATTTGTGAAAATTGCTGAGTTAACCAAACCAAATTATCTTCAACTTTGGGCGATGAATTCATTTGAATCGTAGTAATTGAAATATCCATGTAAACCTCAATTTGATTTTAACCAACAAAAGCTTATTTAGCTTTTTTAGGAGTCCGTTTTGATGGTTGAGCCGGTAATTTAACTTCTCGACTTTCTCGGCCTGTTTCTACGACTTTAGGCTCATCAATAGTGCCACTAATTCTAAATTTTATTTGCGAAATAACATCAGCAGACTCAAGCACCTGATCAATCGCTAACGCGGCAATTCCAGTCACCGGATTTACCATCCACGCAATTAATACGGGTAAACTTGAGGTAATTTTAGGGCTAAACCTCACATCATAGCTAAGCTCTTGTGAGACTAAGTCGGTGCTTCCTTTCACTTCCATATTGCCGGCAACACCATCCATTTTAGTGTTATCCGTATACGCCAGACCATTAGTTAATTTAACCTTACCTGTCATCTGGTTGTAGAACAAGCCTTTGCTAAAGACATCTCGAAAATCAAGTTTAAGTTTACGTACAAGAGAATCTAAACTTAGCATAGACAAGATACGGGCACCCTTGTCTGATACTTCCGTAAAATATCCTTCACCTAAACGCCAATTCAAATCGCCGTTTAAATATTGATAACTTAAATTAACTGGTGGCTGTGGCCAGTTAAATGAAAAATCGGCTTTAATACTAGAGTCTCTAATAGCGGATGATAACTGATAATCACGCAACCAATGACCAAAATCCGAGCTATTAATTTGTCCGCGTAATTGCGTTGAACTACGCGATTGATTATCCAAACGCCATAACCCTGATGCTGAAATTTGGTGCTGTCGGTAATTCAATTTAAAGTTATTTAAAAGTAAGTCATTGGGCGAAGCGCGGCTAATATCAAAACTGACTTTACCTAGGTTTTTCTGATCTAACTGACAGGTTTCACAACTAAATTGAACTCTAGGAATAGAGTCAAAAATATTTCGGATGTCAGTTGGGCTATAACCTGATAAAGTTTCATTATCAATTGAATTATTATCTGTCGTTTCATTTTCCGTTGGCAGAGTTAGATAAAAATGTTCAGCGGCAATGGTTAAGCCTTGTTGCTGCCAATTATCAAACGCGGTTACGCGTCCTCTAAATTCTTTTGCATTAATTTGAGTTTGCCAGCTTTGCTCGACTCTTTGTGTATCAAAATTAACGTCATGCCAAGTTAACATGCCTAATTCAAGTTGTTTAACTTCACCACGAATTCGCTCGGGCAAGTCAATCATAGCACTGCCATCTGGCGACTGATCAAGTTGCCCCAAATCAGTCGTTAAGTCATTAATAAAGTTCGCATATTGAGAAAAGTCAATTTGTTCTAAATGCGCTGCAATATTAAATCCAGTTGCCGGCGGAGATAAAATATGTTCACCCAATACTAAATACGCGCGACTAAACTTAGCCATTTCATAAGGGAGCACCGCACTAAATGACAGATTATTGCCCGATGTTAATTCCATCAACGCACGCTCATTATCACCATTAATTATCAAGTTCGTAATTTTTAGCTGGCTTGCAGATTTTTGATACGGCTCAGGTAATTTTAATGTGACGCCATGCATGTCTGAAGCAACATTTAGATTGAAATTAAAATCATCATTCTGACCGAGCATAATTTCTAAATGACCATCGACATGAGCATTACCTTTTAAGCGATCCGCCATATTTAAAAAGCCAGCTTGTGTTAATATAGCGTCAAGAGGCCAATCACCTAGCAAGTCAAAATTAAGCTGATAACCCGCCGAGGTTTGCAAGCTATTAAAATCCATTTGATACGGGACCGGCCCCCAATCAAAAGTCATTTTTTTGCCAACCAGCTTATCCATATCAAACTCTAATAAGCCATTCACTCTTTGAAATACAAAACCCGTTTTAGCGATGGTGATTTTATTTTGATCAAATACGACATCGCCACTTACATTTAAATCTTGACTGTGATGAAGCGGAATAAACAAATCTAAATTAACGTTAACATCACCTTCCACTTGGGCTTGCTCTAAGGCACTACCTACTGAGTTTTGCAAACTACTTTGTAACATCACCTCGGTTACATCTGCGCCTTTTGCGGCCAACTGCGCATTTAGTTGCAAACTAGCATCTTTTGAAGCCAAATCATCAATTTTGGCATCTAGCGTAATGAGTTGTGCATTTAATAAATTCGCTTTTCGGCTATTAAATAGTAAACTTTTATTCAAAAAGGTTAAGGTAAGATCAACGTTATCAGCTGCTGGCCAATCAGGCTGAAATGCAAAACGAGTCTTTTCTAATGCTAACTGAGCTTTAAAAATGCCTTGATTTTGCTTAAAAGGATATTCATTTAATTTACCCTGCCATATCAATTGTCCACTCGTCACTTTGCCCGACTCTAAAGCTCGCTGCAAATAATCAAAGGTTTGTTGGCCAATCAATTTTTGCGGTAAAAAATCTGGCACGGCACTAATATTAACCTCTCCTATTTCACCAAAAACAGATAACTCTAAATCATTATTTACATCTGGCGATAAACTTAGCGCTGTTCGCAAATTAAGCTGAGCTAAATCTAACTCTATATGTGGAAACTTTAATTTCCAATCATCATCTTGATAAGTAAAAATAGAAGTTGCAGTGGCTGATTTAAGCTTAAGTTTTTTTGAAAATACACTTTCCCAAGCAAGTTCACTTTCAGGTAAAGACCAAGCACTAACGATAGTCCCCGGCTTAGCTGACACTTGAGCTTTAAGTCCTGTCACTTGTGGAACTGACAATATTTCCTGCCAACTCACATCGGCTATAGCTGCGTGTAATTTCCAACGTTTTTTGTTTTGATA is a window encoding:
- the tldD gene encoding metalloprotease TldD; this encodes MNQVTDNLLIQSQLDLAELEKNLAFMHQRKLDYADLFFQSSLHESWVLEDGIVKDGSFNIERGVGVRAVDGDKTGFAYADEINPQSLAKAAEAARCISNQSADFKVGVFKQTETKPIYTGVNPFGSLSPEQKVQLLKDMEQVARSHDPCVIQVNASITAVYEEVLIAASDGTLATDQRPLVRLNCTVLVERNGRRESGSCGGGGRTDYAYFFEADEHGEPRFSQYAKQAVSQALINLEAIPAPAGAMPVVLGAGWPGVLLHEAVGHGLEGDFNRKKSSTYSSSMGQKVASNLCTIVDDGTLLNRRGSLTVDDEGVQSQYNVLIENGILKGFMQDKMNARLMGVNPTGNGRRESYAHLPMPRMTNTYMLPGQSDPQEIIGSVKKGIYAPNFGGGQVDITSGKFVFSTSEAYLIEDGEITTPIKGATLIGNGPDAMNQVSMVGNDLKLDLGVGVCGKDGQSVPVGVGQPTVKVDELVVGGTA
- a CDS encoding carbon-nitrogen hydrolase family protein, whose amino-acid sequence is MDISITTIQMNSSPKVEDNLVWLTQQFSQIQGQGHKLVILPECFACFGGSDQASSQIAEDYDNGPVQKFLAHNAKKYGLWIVGGSLPIKNKDSDLFSAACFLFSPDGQIQARYNKVHLFDADVADKTKQYRESEITLAGNKVVVVDTPFAKIALAICYDVRFPELFRLMQLEEPDIICIPSAFTYVTGCAHWETLMRARAIENQCFVAAANQTGQHENGRQTFGHSMVIDPWGEIIHQHAEQPGLIESSIHLSKIAQVRTKMPNLQHRQFK
- a CDS encoding YhdP family protein, whose translation is MAIKSFCAGLIRKIWVSFAILLVTLAIILSAIRLGLPYANDFKEHIAVWFEQKFDQPIDIEYLAADWRGNGPQINMKGFRFKRRPEQDSPVLVDISQVNLELDFWQTLLQRSLVVKNFVLEGVEVQVDTDKLNAAKKSGDNFALFSLFKDIFLEQFQRFDVQNSHVTIITPDEAAHQIKIHQLKWFNQNKNHQGVGEFSLEGIEADRLGFVLNLTDDGIETYSGQFYVKSDGVDLAPWVKPYLAKQVKNIHSRLKFEAWLDIKKSALSHFLLNVDPSPLNWYIGNQLHEFEIVSGQIQANFLDENPLLHFSDMSFAAGQQLWSGLDIHLKKQAKTWKMYSPRINLTPIKAVTSLFDLPNNAKQFIRAMNGEPSIDNLHLNYQNKKRWKLHAAIADVSWQEILSVPQVTGLKAQVSAKPGTIVSAWSLPESELAWESVFSKKLKLKSATATSIFTYQDDDWKLKFPHIELDLAQLNLRTALSLSPDVNNDLELSVFGEIGEVNISAVPDFLPQKLIGQQTFDYLQRALESGKVTSGQLIWQGKLNEYPFKQNQGIFKAQLALEKTRFAFQPDWPAADNVDLTLTFLNKSLLFNSRKANLLNAQLITLDAKIDDLASKDASLQLNAQLAAKGADVTEVMLQSSLQNSVGSALEQAQVEGDVNVNLDLFIPLHHSQDLNVSGDVVFDQNKITIAKTGFVFQRVNGLLEFDMDKLVGKKMTFDWGPVPYQMDFNSLQTSAGYQLNFDLLGDWPLDAILTQAGFLNMADRLKGNAHVDGHLEIMLGQNDDFNFNLNVASDMHGVTLKLPEPYQKSASQLKITNLIINGDNERALMELTSGNNLSFSAVLPYEMAKFSRAYLVLGEHILSPPATGFNIAAHLEQIDFSQYANFINDLTTDLGQLDQSPDGSAMIDLPERIRGEVKQLELGMLTWHDVNFDTQRVEQSWQTQINAKEFRGRVTAFDNWQQQGLTIAAEHFYLTLPTENETTDNNSIDNETLSGYSPTDIRNIFDSIPRVQFSCETCQLDQKNLGKVSFDISRASPNDLLLNNFKLNYRQHQISASGLWRLDNQSRSSTQLRGQINSSDFGHWLRDYQLSSAIRDSSIKADFSFNWPQPPVNLSYQYLNGDLNWRLGEGYFTEVSDKGARILSMLSLDSLVRKLKLDFRDVFSKGLFYNQMTGKVKLTNGLAYTDNTKMDGVAGNMEVKGSTDLVSQELSYDVRFSPKITSSLPVLIAWMVNPVTGIAALAIDQVLESADVISQIKFRISGTIDEPKVVETGRESREVKLPAQPSKRTPKKAK